Proteins co-encoded in one Brassica oleracea var. oleracea cultivar TO1000 chromosome C4, BOL, whole genome shotgun sequence genomic window:
- the LOC106338525 gene encoding uncharacterized protein LOC106338525 (The sequence of the model RefSeq protein was modified relative to this genomic sequence to represent the inferred CDS: added 147 bases not found in genome assembly), translating into MASKNDIYVLRAWMYNHRDPDTGEVTREYRAGLRGFLQQATNQPFARENGKIFCPCVKCKNEPYLEIDTVKKHLYNRGFRPQYYIWFLHGEGASSSSTGQGFELPSYNANYYDPRESNMFGNNAGDGYEQNMFENNAGDRYEQHGNRYHNMVTDALHEAAIPDSSREEPNIDAQRFYNMLDAANEPIYEGCREGLSRLSLASRMMTIKSDHSLNEKCMDSWAQLINEYLPEGNLAADNFYEIQKLVAGLGLPSETIDVCVDNCMIFWKDDENLEGCRFCKKPRYQETTGRNRVPYKRMWYLPITDRLKRLYHSERTAAWMRWHAQHSVKDGEITHPSDAKAWKHFQTVYPDFASECRNVYLGLCTDGFSPFGMSGRQYSLWPVILTPYNLPPDMCMQREFLFLSILVPGPKHPKRALDVFLQPLIHELKLLWHFGEETWDYSQQQNFNMRAVLMWTISDFPAYGMLSGWTTHGRLSCPYCMEKTDAFQLKNGRKSCWFDCHRRFLPPHHTYRKNKKLFRKNKVVHAPPPIMQSGASLLEEIDYYGANETCKVGGNWHIPANMPDGYTTSHNWHKKSIFWQLPYWKDHLLRHNLDVMHIEKNVFESIMNTLLNVKGKSKDNLKSRLDLPDLCARPELHVTREGKLPVPDFRLSG; encoded by the coding sequence ATGGCGTCCAAAAATGATATATATGTGTTACGGGCATGGATGTACAATCATAGAGATCCGGATACCGGTGAAGTGACGAGAGAATATCGGGCGGGGCTACGGGGTTTCTTACAACAGGCAACTAACCAACCATTTGCAAGGGAAAATGGTAAAATATTCTGTCCCTGTGTAAAATGCAAGAACGAACCATATTTAGAAATTGATACTGTGAAGAAGCATCTATATAATAGAGGATTTAGACCACAGTACTACATATGGTTTTTGCATGGGGAAGGTGCATCAAGTAGTAGTACGGGTCAGGGATTTGAACTACCAAGTTATAATGCTAATTATTATGATCCTCGTGAGTCAAATATGTTTGGAAATAATGCGGGTGATGGGTATGAGCAAAATATGTTTGAAAATAATGCGGGAGATAGGTATGAGCAACATGGAAATAGATATCACAATATGGTTACAGATGCATTGCATGAAGCTGCTATTCCTGATAGTAGTAGGGAAGAACCTAACATAGACGCACAAAGGTTTTATAATATGTTAGATGCTGCCAATGAACCTATCTACGAAGGATGTAGAGAAGGGCTTTCTAGATTATCACTAGCATCTAGGATGATGACAATTAAAAGTGATCATTCTCTAAATGAGAAGTGCATGGATTCGTGGGCTCAACTCATTAATGAGTATTTACCGGAAGGTAATCTTGCTGCCGATAATTTTTATGAAATTCAGAAGCTAGTTGCGGGTCTTGGTCTACCATCTGAAACAATTGATGTGTGCGTTGACAACTGCATGATTTTCTGGAAAGATGATGAAAATCTGGAGGGATGCCGATTTTGTAAAAAGCCAAGATATCAAGAAACCACAGGAAGGAATCGTGTGCCTTACAAACGTATGTGGTACTTACCGATCACAGATAGATTGAAGCGTTTATATCACTCAGAAAGGACAGCCGCGTGGATGAGATGGCATGCCCAACATTCGGTGAAAGATGGCGAGATTACACATCCCTCAGATGCTAAGGCATGGAAACACTTTCAAACCGTATATCCCGACTTTGCGAGTGAGTGTAGAAACGTTTATCTTGGTCTATGCACGGATGGATTTAGTCCATTTGGTATGTCTGGAAGGCAATACTCTTTATGGCCTGTCATCTTGACGCCATACAATCTCCCTCCGGATATGTGCATGCAAAGAGAATTTTTGTTCTTGAGTATTCTAGTGCCTGGTCCAAAACATCCAAAGCGAGCACTTGATGTATTTTTGCAACCTTTGATCCATGAGCTGAAGCTGTTGTGGCATTTTGGCGAGGAGACATGGGATTATTCGCAGCAGCAGAACTTCAATATGCGTGCAGTGCTTATGTGGACCATAAGTGACTTCCCCGCATATGGAATGTTATCGGGTTGGACCACACATGGAAGATTATCATGTCCATATTGTATGGAGAAGACAGATGCTTTTCAGCTGAAAAATGGGAGGAAGTCATGTTGGTTTGATTGTCACCGTAGGTTTCTTCCGCCGCATCATACATATCGTAAGAACAAGAAATTGTTTAGGAAAAACAAGGTGGTCCATGCTCCTCCCCCAATAATGCAATCAGGAGCATCTTTGTTAGAGGAAATTGACTATTATGGTGCTAACGAGACATGTAAAGTTGGGGGAAATTGGCACATTCCAGCTAACATGCCAGACGGGTATACGACATCTCATAATTGGCATAAGAAGAGCATATTTTGGCAACTTCCATATTGGAAAGATCATCTCTTAAGGCACAATCTTGATGTGATGCACATAGAGAAGAATGTTTTTGAGA